Proteins encoded within one genomic window of Lysinibacillus sphaericus:
- a CDS encoding TatD family hydrolase: protein MLIDAHIHLDQYQEEEVPLLLDEAQTVIAVSTDLQSCEKTLKLSRAYAKVKAAYGFHPEQSLPNDKEKEALFNWIRLHASEMIAVGEVGLPYYRKQTHVLDERPYIALLEQFILLAQELHKPIVLHAVYEDALIACDLLEKHGVKKAHFHWFKGSEEAIVRMIHNGYYISITPDCVYEAEIQDLITKYPLELMMVETDGPWPFEGPFDKARTSPSMMAKSIEVIATLKGITTQEAANTLTRNTKLFYDL from the coding sequence ATGTTGATTGATGCACATATTCATTTAGATCAGTATCAAGAAGAAGAAGTACCTTTGCTACTTGATGAGGCGCAAACGGTTATAGCGGTCAGTACGGACTTACAATCTTGTGAGAAAACGCTGAAGTTATCGAGAGCCTATGCGAAGGTCAAGGCAGCATATGGTTTTCATCCTGAACAGTCGTTGCCTAATGATAAGGAGAAAGAAGCTTTATTTAATTGGATACGACTGCACGCAAGTGAGATGATTGCTGTTGGAGAGGTTGGTTTACCTTATTATCGAAAACAGACGCATGTATTGGATGAACGCCCTTATATTGCGTTATTAGAACAATTTATTTTGTTAGCGCAAGAACTTCACAAACCGATAGTGTTACATGCTGTTTATGAGGATGCACTCATCGCTTGTGATTTACTTGAGAAACATGGTGTAAAGAAAGCTCATTTTCATTGGTTCAAGGGAAGTGAAGAGGCAATTGTGCGCATGATACATAATGGTTATTATATTTCCATTACGCCTGATTGTGTTTATGAAGCGGAAATACAAGATTTGATTACAAAGTATCCATTGGAACTGATGATGGTGGAAACGGATGGACCTTGGCCATTTGAAGGACCTTTTGACAAGGCTCGAACATCGCCGTCTATGATGGCTAAAAGTATTGAAGTCATTGCAACGCTTAAAGGTATAACAACGCAAGAAGCGGCCAATACTTTGACACGAAACACAAAATTATTTTACGATTTATAA
- a CDS encoding ABC transporter permease produces the protein MLKGRSIIFIAFLLFIWELIIRVADIPHWLLPAPSAIMIEGIESYSTFIPHVWATIQLALLGLAIGVMCGLSVAVFLHRSSTIRAFVYPILIVSQNVPVLVLAPLLIIWFGFGLLPKLIIICLVCFFPIVIAAMDGFRQTSPELKHYFAMIGATKGQTFWKLEWPYAYPSIFSGIKIAATYSVMGAVIAEWLGAKKGIGVYMTLAQSSFRTDRVFVAIFAIVLLSLLLFSVIRFVEKLVVKGRGAHAEHSRHI, from the coding sequence ATGCTGAAAGGAAGGTCGATTATTTTTATCGCCTTCCTCTTATTCATATGGGAACTTATTATACGTGTAGCTGATATCCCGCATTGGCTATTGCCAGCGCCAAGTGCCATTATGATTGAAGGTATTGAATCGTATTCAACGTTTATTCCCCATGTTTGGGCCACGATTCAGCTAGCATTATTAGGGCTTGCTATTGGTGTGATGTGCGGCTTAAGCGTTGCGGTATTTTTACATCGCTCATCAACCATTAGAGCGTTTGTTTATCCGATTCTTATTGTGTCTCAAAATGTGCCAGTGCTCGTTTTAGCGCCATTATTAATTATTTGGTTTGGCTTTGGCCTGTTACCCAAGCTGATTATTATTTGTCTCGTTTGCTTCTTTCCAATCGTTATCGCGGCGATGGATGGGTTTCGCCAAACCTCTCCTGAGCTTAAACATTATTTTGCAATGATTGGTGCTACGAAGGGGCAAACATTTTGGAAATTAGAATGGCCTTATGCGTATCCATCTATCTTTTCCGGTATTAAGATTGCGGCGACCTATAGTGTGATGGGAGCGGTCATTGCTGAATGGCTTGGTGCAAAAAAGGGAATTGGTGTTTATATGACGCTCGCACAATCATCGTTTCGAACGGATCGCGTCTTTGTAGCGATATTTGCGATTGTCTTATTAAGTTTATTGTTATTTAGTGTGATTCGTTTTGTAGAAAAGCTTGTTGTAAAGGGGAGGGGCGCACATGCTGAACATTCAAGACATATCTAA
- a CDS encoding thiamine-binding protein: MANSLISVQIIPKTEKYEDVIPFVDAAIAVIDASGVHYEVHPLETTMEGELSTLLQIIEEMNKKMIDLGAINVITQVKILYQPAGITMGTLTEKYRG; the protein is encoded by the coding sequence ATGGCGAATTCATTAATTAGTGTACAAATCATACCTAAAACAGAAAAATATGAGGATGTGATCCCATTTGTAGATGCGGCAATAGCTGTAATCGATGCTTCCGGTGTGCACTATGAGGTGCATCCACTGGAAACAACAATGGAGGGTGAATTATCCACTTTGTTACAAATTATTGAAGAGATGAATAAAAAGATGATTGACTTAGGCGCTATCAATGTTATTACACAAGTGAAAATTTTATATCAGCCAGCTGGTATTACAATGGGAACATTAACGGAGAAATATCGAGGGTGA
- a CDS encoding ABC transporter ATP-binding protein, with translation MLNIQDISKSFGSLEVVYNLSFTVQEGEFVAIIGPSGSGKSTLFQLIGGITPVDRGAILLNGDNIQRKTGSIGYMPQQPCLLPWRTILENVMIVEELQRRPNKELAKAWLEKVGLASFENAYPHALSGGMQQRVSFLRAIVSGKPILCLDEPFSALDEFTRLEMQAWLLSIWEEHKKSILFVTHSIEEALFLADRIIVLTKRPATVKEEIIVPFARPRSEEIRHSTQFTQLKQQLFQYLKEEKDDAYVD, from the coding sequence ATGCTGAACATTCAAGACATATCTAAGTCCTTTGGCTCGCTTGAAGTAGTGTATAATTTATCCTTTACCGTACAGGAAGGTGAATTTGTGGCAATCATTGGTCCTTCAGGTAGCGGAAAAAGCACACTCTTTCAATTGATAGGAGGAATAACGCCTGTCGATCGCGGCGCTATTTTGTTAAATGGAGACAATATTCAACGAAAAACAGGTAGCATTGGCTATATGCCCCAACAACCTTGCTTATTACCGTGGCGGACGATTTTAGAAAATGTCATGATTGTTGAAGAATTGCAGCGTCGTCCGAATAAAGAGCTTGCCAAAGCGTGGCTAGAAAAGGTTGGTCTTGCTTCGTTTGAAAATGCTTATCCGCATGCATTATCAGGAGGCATGCAGCAACGTGTATCATTTTTGCGTGCTATCGTCAGCGGGAAACCGATACTATGCTTAGATGAACCTTTTTCAGCGCTCGATGAGTTTACAAGATTAGAAATGCAAGCATGGTTGTTATCTATTTGGGAGGAACATAAAAAATCTATCCTATTCGTGACACATAGTATTGAAGAAGCGCTATTTTTAGCGGATCGTATTATTGTATTAACGAAACGTCCAGCGACGGTTAAGGAAGAAATCATTGTGCCGTTTGCACGACCACGTTCCGAGGAAATTCGTCATTCCACTCAATTTACACAGTTAAAACAACAACTTTTTCAGTATTTAAAGGAAGAAAAGGACGATGCATATGTTGATTGA
- a CDS encoding ABC transporter substrate-binding protein, with translation MKKWLIIMVAALITLVGCSAKEDKKEEASSEKKVSVVLDWTPNTNHTGLYVAQKLGYFKEQGLDVEIILPGDAGADQLVASGKSEFGVSIQEGITQARVQGVPLVSIAAIIQHNTSGFASLASKGITSPKDYEGKTYGGWGAPVEQAVLQSLMQTENADINKLDIVNAGDIDFFTMMQKDIDFAWIYYAWTGIEAELRGEKLNMQYLTDYSEQLDYYTPVLATNEKMIKDNPDVVKAFVAATAKGYEYAIAHPSEAADILLEAVPDLDKELVHKSQEWLAGKYQDDAAQWGEQKLAVWENYADWMTQNNVLEGDFNAQQAFTNDFLPKKGAK, from the coding sequence ATGAAAAAATGGTTAATCATTATGGTTGCTGCACTAATTACATTAGTTGGGTGTAGCGCAAAAGAAGACAAAAAAGAGGAAGCCAGTTCAGAAAAAAAAGTATCAGTTGTACTGGACTGGACACCTAATACGAATCATACGGGACTTTATGTGGCGCAAAAGCTTGGCTATTTTAAAGAGCAAGGCTTAGACGTAGAGATTATTTTACCAGGTGATGCAGGTGCTGATCAGCTTGTGGCGTCTGGGAAATCAGAGTTTGGCGTAAGCATCCAAGAAGGCATTACGCAAGCTCGTGTACAAGGTGTACCACTTGTATCGATTGCGGCAATTATTCAACATAATACTTCAGGTTTTGCATCACTCGCTTCAAAAGGCATTACATCACCAAAAGATTACGAAGGAAAAACCTATGGTGGCTGGGGTGCTCCAGTGGAACAAGCTGTTTTACAGTCACTGATGCAAACAGAAAATGCTGATATAAACAAATTAGATATCGTCAATGCGGGAGATATCGACTTTTTCACAATGATGCAAAAGGATATTGATTTTGCGTGGATTTATTATGCTTGGACAGGTATTGAGGCAGAACTTCGTGGGGAAAAGTTAAATATGCAGTATTTAACCGACTATAGTGAGCAGCTTGATTATTACACACCTGTATTGGCAACGAATGAAAAAATGATAAAGGATAATCCTGATGTCGTAAAGGCATTTGTCGCAGCTACTGCCAAAGGCTATGAATATGCGATAGCGCATCCGAGTGAAGCGGCTGATATTTTACTTGAAGCGGTACCTGATTTGGATAAAGAGCTTGTGCATAAAAGTCAGGAATGGTTAGCGGGTAAATATCAAGATGATGCGGCGCAATGGGGAGAACAAAAGTTAGCAGTTTGGGAAAACTATGCGGACTGGATGACACAGAATAACGTTTTAGAAGGCGACTTTAATGCACAACAAGCATTTACAAACGACTTCTTACCAAAGAAAGGAGCAAAATAA
- the parE gene encoding DNA topoisomerase IV subunit B has product MANKQSPSVYNDDAIQVLEGLEAVRKRPGMYIGSTDGRGLHHLVYEIVDNAVDEALAGFGSHIIVTIHKDQSLSVRDFGRGMPTGMHKMGKPTPEIIFTVLHAGGKFGQGGYKTSGGLHGVGSSVVNALSTFLEVTIHRDGKKYKQRFENGGHPVTTLEEIGQTKQTGTLVHFLPDDTIFSVTKFNYDTLAERLRESAFLLKGLKIELIDQREEGKGDVFFYENGIEAFVAYLNEEKDVLHPVKYVEGEQDDIEVEFAFQFNDGYSETILSFVNNVRTRDGGTHETGAKAALTRVFNEYARKIGLLKDKDKNLEGTDIREGLAAIVSVRIPEHLLQFEGQTKGKLGTSEARSVVDSVVSEQVLYVLEENAELSASLVRKAIRAQQVREAARKAREDARNGKKSKKGSTILSGKLTPAQSRNAAKNELYLVEGDSAGGSAKQGRDRTFQAILPLRGKVINTEKAKLQDIMKNEEISTIIHAIGAGVGADFSVEDSAYDKVVIMTDADTDGAHIQVLLLTFFYRYMRPLIEAGKVFIALPPLYKVSKGVGKKEVIEYAWTENDLQKAIKKVGKGYILQRYKGLGEMNADQLWDTTMNPETRTLIRVTIEDGARAERRVTTLMGDKVEPRRKWIEANVNFGMEDDSNILDNEFIQQEEDQA; this is encoded by the coding sequence TTGGCGAATAAACAGTCACCTAGCGTCTATAATGATGACGCAATTCAAGTATTAGAAGGATTAGAAGCGGTACGAAAGCGACCCGGCATGTATATCGGTTCCACAGATGGCAGAGGACTTCATCACCTTGTATATGAAATCGTAGATAATGCGGTGGATGAAGCACTTGCTGGCTTTGGTTCTCATATCATTGTCACAATTCATAAAGATCAAAGTTTAAGCGTTCGCGATTTTGGACGTGGAATGCCAACAGGTATGCATAAAATGGGCAAACCTACCCCTGAAATTATTTTCACAGTCTTACATGCAGGTGGTAAATTTGGACAAGGCGGCTATAAAACGAGTGGCGGCTTACACGGTGTTGGCTCATCCGTTGTTAATGCCTTATCGACATTTTTAGAAGTGACGATTCATCGCGATGGCAAAAAATATAAACAGCGTTTTGAAAACGGTGGACATCCTGTGACGACTTTAGAAGAAATCGGACAGACAAAGCAAACAGGCACACTTGTCCATTTCCTGCCAGATGACACGATCTTTTCCGTCACAAAATTTAATTATGATACACTGGCAGAACGTTTACGTGAGTCTGCATTTTTATTAAAAGGATTAAAAATTGAGTTAATTGATCAACGCGAGGAAGGCAAAGGTGATGTTTTCTTTTACGAAAACGGCATTGAAGCTTTCGTTGCGTATTTGAATGAGGAAAAAGATGTTCTTCATCCTGTCAAATATGTAGAGGGTGAGCAAGACGATATCGAAGTTGAATTTGCCTTCCAATTCAACGATGGTTATTCAGAAACAATCTTATCGTTTGTAAACAACGTCCGTACACGTGATGGTGGTACGCATGAAACCGGTGCAAAAGCTGCCTTGACAAGAGTTTTCAATGAATATGCACGGAAAATAGGATTACTAAAAGATAAAGATAAAAATCTTGAAGGGACAGATATTCGCGAAGGTTTAGCAGCAATTGTTTCTGTCCGTATTCCTGAACATTTACTACAATTTGAGGGGCAAACGAAAGGAAAGCTCGGTACAAGTGAAGCGCGTTCGGTAGTCGATAGTGTTGTCTCTGAACAAGTTTTATATGTGCTAGAAGAAAATGCGGAATTGTCTGCATCGCTTGTGCGAAAAGCGATTCGTGCGCAACAAGTACGTGAAGCGGCGCGAAAAGCACGCGAAGATGCCCGTAACGGGAAGAAAAGTAAAAAAGGAAGTACGATTCTTTCAGGAAAGCTAACACCTGCACAATCTCGCAATGCTGCGAAAAACGAATTATATTTAGTCGAAGGTGATTCTGCTGGCGGTTCAGCGAAACAAGGGCGAGATCGTACGTTTCAGGCGATTTTACCGTTGCGCGGTAAAGTCATTAATACCGAAAAAGCGAAGCTCCAAGATATTATGAAAAACGAGGAGATTTCCACAATTATTCATGCTATTGGTGCAGGAGTCGGAGCGGATTTCTCAGTAGAAGATTCAGCCTACGATAAAGTTGTCATTATGACCGATGCTGATACGGATGGCGCACATATTCAGGTGCTCCTATTAACATTCTTCTATCGTTATATGCGCCCATTAATTGAGGCTGGTAAAGTATTTATTGCGTTACCACCACTTTATAAAGTATCAAAGGGTGTAGGGAAAAAAGAGGTCATTGAATATGCTTGGACCGAAAATGATTTACAAAAAGCCATTAAAAAAGTGGGGAAAGGCTATATCCTACAACGTTATAAAGGACTTGGTGAGATGAATGCTGACCAACTGTGGGATACGACGATGAACCCTGAGACACGGACGTTAATTCGTGTCACGATTGAAGATGGGGCACGTGCTGAGCGTCGCGTGACAACGTTAATGGGTGATAAGGTAGAGCCGCGCCGTAAATGGATCGAAGCAAATGTTAACTTCGGCATGGAGGATGATTCGAACATTTTAGACAATGAATTCATCCAACAAGAGGAGGACCAAGCATGA
- the parC gene encoding DNA topoisomerase IV subunit A, which produces MSSTEKFQDLPLEEVMGDRFGRYSKYIIQDRALPDARDGLKPVQRRILFAMYTEGNTNDKPFRKSAKTVGNVIGNYHPHGDSSVYEAMVRMSQDWKARHMLIEMHGNNGSVDGDPPAAMRYTEARLSAIAAEMLRDIGKKTVEFVPNFDDQDMEPTVLPARFPNLLVNGSTGISAGYATDIPPHALDEVLDAVLMRLDQPNSTVDELMTVIKGPDFPTGGIIQGVDGIKKAYETGRGKIIVRAQAAIEPLKGGKEQIVITELPYDVNKANLVKKIDEQRVDKRLEGIAEIRDESDRTGLRVVIELKKDVPAQGILNYLFKTTDLQVAYNFNMIAIHNRRPTMMTLPLLLDAYIAHQKEVVTNRSIYDLQKAKDRSHIVDGLIKALSILDEVIATIRSSNDKRDAKTNLQVKFDFTEVQSEAIVSLQLYRLTNTDITELRREQDELNALIAKLEGILHSGAKLVRVIKQELLDIKKRFSEPRRSKIEQEIEEIKITLDVLVPSEDVVVTVTKDGYIKRTSTRSHAASNGQDFAMKDSDYLLYEATLNTQHHLLLFTNRGNYIYQPVHELPDIRWKDLGQHISSIVPTGEDETIIAVYGFDSFEQPNIYILTATKEGQIKRSPLPDYAVTRYSKPIKTMNVKSGDEMIMADIVSDEAELLLITDTAYAIRFPIEELPVTGVKTGGVKGITLKDGEVLVGVTILKPSDTEYVVIVTQRGAVKKMNVAEVDMASRAKRGLKVLTELKANPHRIVAVVKASDQEQVIVETEKGVKEIIDVKGLTRADRHSNGSFKIDIATDGTISHVMKMKKEEE; this is translated from the coding sequence ATGAGTAGTACGGAAAAGTTTCAAGATTTACCATTAGAAGAAGTAATGGGAGACCGATTTGGTCGTTATAGTAAGTATATTATTCAAGACCGAGCGTTGCCAGATGCGCGCGACGGTCTTAAACCTGTACAGCGACGTATTTTATTTGCGATGTATACAGAAGGCAATACGAACGATAAACCGTTCCGTAAGTCTGCCAAAACGGTCGGGAATGTAATCGGTAACTACCATCCACACGGTGATAGTTCGGTATATGAAGCGATGGTGCGAATGAGTCAAGATTGGAAAGCGCGCCATATGCTCATTGAAATGCACGGAAATAATGGTTCTGTTGATGGAGATCCACCTGCTGCGATGCGTTATACAGAAGCAAGATTGTCAGCAATTGCAGCTGAAATGTTACGTGATATCGGTAAAAAGACAGTGGAGTTTGTACCGAATTTTGATGATCAGGATATGGAGCCAACAGTATTGCCTGCTCGCTTCCCGAATTTGCTTGTCAACGGGTCGACGGGGATATCTGCTGGTTATGCCACAGATATTCCCCCACATGCACTTGATGAGGTGTTAGATGCCGTTTTAATGCGTTTAGATCAACCGAATTCAACTGTCGATGAGCTAATGACGGTGATTAAAGGCCCTGACTTCCCAACAGGAGGGATTATTCAAGGTGTCGATGGTATTAAAAAGGCATATGAAACTGGACGCGGTAAAATTATTGTTCGAGCTCAAGCAGCCATTGAACCATTAAAAGGCGGGAAAGAGCAAATCGTTATTACAGAGTTACCTTATGATGTGAATAAGGCAAATCTTGTAAAGAAAATTGATGAACAACGCGTCGATAAACGCCTGGAAGGCATTGCAGAAATTCGAGATGAATCAGACCGTACTGGTTTACGCGTCGTGATTGAGTTAAAAAAAGACGTGCCAGCACAGGGCATTTTAAATTACTTATTTAAAACTACTGATTTGCAAGTAGCCTATAACTTTAATATGATTGCGATCCATAATCGTCGTCCAACGATGATGACATTGCCACTGCTACTTGATGCGTACATAGCCCATCAAAAAGAAGTGGTGACAAACCGCTCCATTTATGATTTACAAAAGGCAAAAGACCGTTCTCATATTGTTGATGGCTTGATTAAAGCACTGTCGATTTTAGATGAAGTAATTGCAACAATTCGTTCATCGAATGATAAGCGCGACGCAAAAACAAATTTACAGGTGAAATTTGACTTTACTGAAGTGCAATCGGAGGCGATTGTGAGCTTACAATTATACCGTTTAACGAATACGGATATTACAGAGCTACGTCGTGAACAAGATGAGTTAAATGCACTGATTGCGAAACTAGAAGGTATTTTGCATAGCGGGGCGAAACTTGTACGTGTCATTAAACAAGAATTACTCGACATTAAAAAACGTTTTTCTGAACCACGCCGTTCGAAAATCGAACAAGAGATTGAAGAAATTAAAATTACGTTAGACGTGCTTGTTCCAAGTGAGGATGTTGTGGTCACAGTGACGAAGGATGGCTATATTAAGCGCACATCCACACGTTCGCATGCAGCATCTAATGGACAAGATTTTGCCATGAAAGACTCCGATTATTTACTGTATGAGGCAACGTTAAATACCCAGCATCATCTGTTGTTGTTCACAAATCGTGGGAATTATATTTATCAGCCTGTACATGAATTGCCGGATATTCGTTGGAAAGATCTTGGTCAGCATATCTCAAGTATTGTGCCAACAGGGGAAGATGAAACAATTATTGCAGTCTATGGTTTTGATTCCTTTGAACAGCCAAACATCTATATTTTAACCGCTACAAAGGAAGGGCAAATTAAGCGCTCGCCACTGCCAGATTATGCAGTAACACGTTATTCGAAGCCGATTAAGACGATGAATGTCAAATCAGGCGATGAAATGATCATGGCGGATATTGTTTCAGACGAGGCAGAGCTGTTATTGATTACTGATACAGCCTACGCTATCCGCTTCCCAATTGAAGAACTTCCTGTCACAGGTGTTAAAACGGGTGGCGTGAAAGGTATCACGTTAAAAGATGGGGAAGTACTTGTTGGTGTAACAATATTAAAGCCGTCTGATACAGAGTATGTCGTGATTGTTACCCAACGAGGTGCTGTGAAGAAGATGAATGTCGCTGAAGTCGATATGGCAAGTAGAGCAAAACGTGGTTTAAAAGTGTTAACCGAATTAAAAGCCAATCCACATCGTATAGTTGCGGTAGTAAAAGCAAGTGATCAGGAGCAAGTCATTGTTGAAACAGAAAAAGGCGTAAAAGAAATCATTGATGTCAAAGGTTTAACGCGCGCAGATCGCCATTCGAATGGCTCCTTTAAAATAGATATCGCTACAGACGGTACCATTTCTCATGTAATGAAAATGAAAAAAGAAGAGGAATAA